CGATTGAACAGAGTAACGTCTCCAGTGAACTCGAGATTCCTGACGAAGACGCCGATAATTTTCAATAGTGCTCACTTTTTGATGTTGACGAAATCTTGTTTTTGTCTTTTCATTGTGCTCATTAGAGGAAGAGTTAAACAACATTGACACAATGAGGAGTCAAAATGAATAAAGCTCAATTGATCGAAAAGATCGCTACTGAAACTAAAACTTCTAAAGCTCAAGCTGAAGCAATCTTGGATTGCGCTATCGAGAACATCAAAAAAACTGTTAAAAAAGGTGATGATGTTAAGTTGGTTGGTTTCGGTACATTCACAAAAGCTAAGCGTAAAGCTCGCACTGGCCGTAACCCACAAACTGGTAAAGCAATCAAAATCCCAGCTTCTTGGGCTCCAAAATTCCGCGCTGGCGCTGAATTCAAATCAATGGTTAAGTAATTAGTTACTGACTAATGATTAAAAAAAGGATCGCGAGAGCGATCCTTTTTTTTTGCTTTGAACCGTATGTGCTAAAGAATTCAGGCGGCCTTTCTCAAGCCACCATAAATTGCCAGAGGCAACAACATCAGAGCCAGCACTACAGCAAACATCCCACCGCTCGGTGGACGTGGTGAACCCACGGTCGTCACTAGTCCACACCCCATCATCTTGTCTTGTCCCAGCTCATTTCGGGGATACAAATAGCTCACGCCATCAATGTCATCCTGAGCGAGAGCCAAGTGAGTTTTTGCGCTTGCATTATAATACATCAAAGCATTCGGATCTTGAGAGTGCCCGAGCCCCAAAATGTGCCCCACTTCGTGAGCAATAATCACGAGCAAAAGAGAGCGATCAAATCCTGAGATATTCGCACTACCTCCTGACACATTCAGATAGAGCAATCCCGTTGCAACGTAATTTCCTGATGGAGTCGGCAGAGCTGCTGCGGGAACATAGTTCTGGTCAGCTCCGGTCACACCTTGAAAGTTGGGTTCGCAGTACACGGTCGTTGGATTTCCCGTTACGGTACTTGTCGTAGATCCATTGTAAGAGATCTTCACTCTGCTCGTGGCAACGTTGTTCCAAACTTTGACGGCATCGGTGATCAAGCCCGGAATGTCCATAGAAGCGGGACAGTTTGCGGTGTTCACGTTGAATAAGATTTCTGGATCTTGCCAGCCTAAGAAATCAGGATTCGTCGTCACAAGTGTGAACGCTGAACAGAACCACGGGAGCAGGATTATTGGGATGAAAATAAAAATATTTTTCATTAAAAGCCTCCGCCAAAGCGATAGTCATAAGTGAGCATCAGGTCTTCACTGCGTTTGTCAGACATTGCGCCTTCGATAATCACATCCAGTCCAAAACGCGAGTTTTCGAGATTCCAAGCCAGCCCCGTATTGAGTGTCACATTTTGCACCGTCACGCTTTTTCCCGGCAGACCAAATGTTGCAGTCCCCGTTCCGTTACTCAGAACAGTCGTCCCGCCTTTTCCTTGAATGGTATAGCGAATCAGACCGGGCCCGACGAACCACTCCCAACCGGAAAAGCCACGGTCCGCAAAGTTCTGTCCGAACGGAAAATACAAATGCATCATCGTATTTTTTGCAGAGTCAGCCGCCGATTCGCGAGCAATCGGTGTGATACTGAAACGCCCTGCTAAATACCAGTCATAGGTAATAGCGACGTCGTACTTCAAATTGAGTGCATACATGCTGGTGCCGAGAAAACCTGCATCCCCAGAGGGTTTGTTCGCAACACGATTCAAAGAGTTTTGCGAAAAATAACCAACGCCTCCGTAAAATGCCTTGCTCTTAAATGCTAACGCGGGCGCGCAAAGGGCCAGGGAAGCTGCGAAGATCAGAAGCTTCATGAAAATCACCATCCTTGTGACTGAAACACTCTTATGTTAGCCTCATTTCACCGAGGAATTCATCATGAAAAAAATTGGCGTATATACATCTGGCGGAGATGCTCCTGGTATGAATGCTGCCATTCGAGCAGTGGTTCGTATGGGAATTGCGAAAGGTCTTGAGGTCTACGGAATCTATCAAGGTTACGTCGGCATGATCGAAGGAAATATTTCGCAACTACAACTGCGTGATGTTGCCAACATCATTCAGCGCGGAGGCACGGTTTTAAAAACCGGCCGCTCTGCCGAATTCATGAAACCGGAGTACCGCAAAAAAGCGGCCGACAACCTCCGGGCTCATGGCATCGAAGGCTTGGTGTGTATTGGTGGTGACGGTTCTTACCGTGGAGCCCATGCGCTCTGGGAAGAACATAAAATTCCTGTCGTCGGTATTCCTGGCACTATTGATAACGACATTTTCGGCTCGGATAACACGATCGGCTTTGACACAGCGGTAAATACCGCTCTCGATGCCATCGATAAAATCCGCGACACCGCTGCCAGCCACGACCGCCTGTTCATCGTTGAAGTGATGGGCCGAAACTCTGGTCATATTGCTTCGCATGTGGGCCTTGCCGGTGGTGCGGAAGAAATCTTCACACCAGACGCCAACACCACTGTTGATAAAGCTGTGGAAAGAATCAAAGAATCCATGAAACGCGGAAAAACGAGTTCGATCATTGTCGCAGCCGAGGGGCAAAAGCCCGGCCGTGCTTATGATTTAGCCGAAGCGATCCGTAAAAAATCGGGCCTTGATGCCAAAGTCTGCATTCTCGGTCACATTCAGCGCGGTGGTAGCCCGACTGCGAGCGATCGTATCCTAGCTTCACGCATGGGAGCTGCCGCAGTTGAAACATTGCTAGCGGGCCAATCCGACGTGATGGTCGGTACGGAAGCGGATAAGTTGATCACGATGTCGCTCGAAATTGTGACGAAATCCGAGAAAAAGAGCTCGAGTTCGATGGATCTCGTGAATCTTGCGGTGGCGTTGTCGATTTAATTCGCTTTGTGGTGGCTCCGCACTTCTTCCTGCATCCTGCAATCAGGGCTTCCGCCCCGAACCCCGCTTCCTGACGGCCGTCCGGGCCGTCAGGCTCTCGTAACAGAGACATTCTTACTTGTTCAGTACTTGTATTCTGTATTCATTCCCTCCTGAGCACGATGCTCAGGAGGCCCCGTTCTCATGGATGGACGGCCCTCGCTGTTCCCCTCACTGGGCGGACGAGCCAAAAACCAAAGGGGCGAGCGTGCACTTCTCGAACGAAACTCGTCATTTCCTCTTCTTCACGCCGTAAATAAAAATTGACCGAACCTCTCGTGATTGCAATCATTTGCAATATAGAAACAGGAGTCTAAAAATATGAAAAAAATGATCATCGCTCTCCTCATGGTTTTGCCGTTGATGGGTGCATGTACTAAGAAAAGCAACGAGATCCTTGTCGGAGAATACGGTTCTTTGACTGGTAACGACGCGACTTTCGGTCTTTCTACGAACAAAGGCCTGCGCATGGCCTTTGAAGAAGTGAACGCTGCCGGCGGTATCAATGGCAAAAAAATCAAGCTCATCACTATTGATGACCAAGGTAAGAGCGATGAGGCTGCTGCGGCAGTCACTCGTTTAATCACCCAGGATAACGTTGTTGCCATCATCGGTGAAGTTGCCAGCGGCCGTTCTAAAGCCGGCGCTCCGATTGCGCAAAAGCACCAGATCCCGATGATCACTCACGCTTCGACAAATCCAACTGTGACTCAAGTGGGCGATTATATCTTCCGTACTTGTTTCATCGATCCATTCCAAGGTTTTGTTGTTGCCAAATTCGCGAACCAAAACTTGAAAGCGAAAAAAGCAGCCGTTCTTCGTGACGTGAAATCTGAATACTCTGTTGGCTTGGCGGACGTGTTCGTGACTGAGTTCAAAAAAATGGGCGGCGAGATCGTCACTGATCTTAGCTATCAAGGGAACGATATCGATTTTAAAGCGCAATTGACTCAAATCCGCTCTAAAAATCCGGATGTGATCTTTATCCCTGGCTACTACACTGAAGTCGGCTTGATTGCACAACAAGCTCGTCAGCTTGGCATCAAAGCCGCTCTTTTGGGTGGCGACGGCTGGGACTCTGCTCGTTTGAGCGAAATTGGTAAAGATGCTATCAACGGTAGCTACTACTCAAATCACTACACGACTGAATCAACAGATCCATTGGTTGTTGATTTCGTTAAAAAGTTCAAAGAGAAGTACAACGAAACTCCGGACGTCATGGCTGCTTTGGCTTACGATGCCGGCAAGATTTTGGCAGCGGCAATGGCTCGCACGAAAGAAGTGACTCCTAAAAATATCCGTGACGAAATTGCTAAAACCAAGGACTTCCCTGGTGTGACTGGTAAAATCAGTTTGAATGCAGACCGCAACGCCGATAAGAGCGCTGTGATCGTGCAAGTTCAGGGTCCTGAACGTAAATTCATCACCACTATTGCTCAGTAAGGATCAGCATGCAGGATTTTATTCAGCACTTGATTAACGGTATTAGCCTCGGAAGTATTTATGCACTCATCGCTCTTGGCTATACAATGGTGTATGGAATCCTGCAGATGATCAATTTCGCCCACGCAGACGTTTACATGGTGGGCGCGTTTACCGCATATTACGCGGCGAAATGGATGGGCCTGGAGAATTCTCCCGGCCTTTCGACTTTAGCGATCTTATTAGTTTCAGCTATGGTTGTTTGTAGCCTCTTGGGTCTTGCCATTGAGCGCTTTGCTTATCGCCCTCTCCGTAACTCTCCGAAGCTGAATGTTTTGATTACCGCTATCGGTGTGAGTTTGCTTTTAGAATTTTCTGGCCAAGTGATTTTTGGCGCCGATCCCAAAGTCTTTCCTGAAGTCATGAAAGATTTTGTGATCAGCAGTTTCGGCGGCATCGATTTGAAATCCTCCGATGTCACCGTTCTCGGAGTCAGCCTCATTGCCATGGTGGCTTTGACCTTCATCATTCAAAAAACTAAAACCGGTCGTGCAATGCGCGCGGTAAGCACCAATGCTCCTGTGGCAGCAATGCTCGGTGTGAATACAAACAGAATTATTTCTTTTACCTTCATCGTGGGTTCGTCATTGGCGGCGATCGGTAGCATTCTGGTCGGCATGAAGTACCCTAAGATCGAGCCACTCATGGGCATGATGATC
The sequence above is drawn from the Bdellovibrionales bacterium genome and encodes:
- a CDS encoding HU family DNA-binding protein, which translates into the protein MNKAQLIEKIATETKTSKAQAEAILDCAIENIKKTVKKGDDVKLVGFGTFTKAKRKARTGRNPQTGKAIKIPASWAPKFRAGAEFKSMVK
- a CDS encoding matrixin family metalloprotease, with amino-acid sequence MKNIFIFIPIILLPWFCSAFTLVTTNPDFLGWQDPEILFNVNTANCPASMDIPGLITDAVKVWNNVATSRVKISYNGSTTSTVTGNPTTVYCEPNFQGVTGADQNYVPAAALPTPSGNYVATGLLYLNVSGGSANISGFDRSLLLVIIAHEVGHILGLGHSQDPNALMYYNASAKTHLALAQDDIDGVSYLYPRNELGQDKMMGCGLVTTVGSPRPPSGGMFAVVLALMLLPLAIYGGLRKAA
- the pfkA gene encoding 6-phosphofructokinase, giving the protein MKKIGVYTSGGDAPGMNAAIRAVVRMGIAKGLEVYGIYQGYVGMIEGNISQLQLRDVANIIQRGGTVLKTGRSAEFMKPEYRKKAADNLRAHGIEGLVCIGGDGSYRGAHALWEEHKIPVVGIPGTIDNDIFGSDNTIGFDTAVNTALDAIDKIRDTAASHDRLFIVEVMGRNSGHIASHVGLAGGAEEIFTPDANTTVDKAVERIKESMKRGKTSSIIVAAEGQKPGRAYDLAEAIRKKSGLDAKVCILGHIQRGGSPTASDRILASRMGAAAVETLLAGQSDVMVGTEADKLITMSLEIVTKSEKKSSSSMDLVNLAVALSI
- a CDS encoding ABC transporter substrate-binding protein; amino-acid sequence: MKKMIIALLMVLPLMGACTKKSNEILVGEYGSLTGNDATFGLSTNKGLRMAFEEVNAAGGINGKKIKLITIDDQGKSDEAAAAVTRLITQDNVVAIIGEVASGRSKAGAPIAQKHQIPMITHASTNPTVTQVGDYIFRTCFIDPFQGFVVAKFANQNLKAKKAAVLRDVKSEYSVGLADVFVTEFKKMGGEIVTDLSYQGNDIDFKAQLTQIRSKNPDVIFIPGYYTEVGLIAQQARQLGIKAALLGGDGWDSARLSEIGKDAINGSYYSNHYTTESTDPLVVDFVKKFKEKYNETPDVMAALAYDAGKILAAAMARTKEVTPKNIRDEIAKTKDFPGVTGKISLNADRNADKSAVIVQVQGPERKFITTIAQ
- a CDS encoding branched-chain amino acid ABC transporter permease, yielding MQDFIQHLINGISLGSIYALIALGYTMVYGILQMINFAHADVYMVGAFTAYYAAKWMGLENSPGLSTLAILLVSAMVVCSLLGLAIERFAYRPLRNSPKLNVLITAIGVSLLLEFSGQVIFGADPKVFPEVMKDFVISSFGGIDLKSSDVTVLGVSLIAMVALTFIIQKTKTGRAMRAVSTNAPVAAMLGVNTNRIISFTFIVGSSLAAIGSILVGMKYPKIEPLMGMMIGMKAFVAAVLGGIGNIQGAVLGALIMGLSEELVVAYLSSTYRDALAFGILIVILILKPAGLLGKYTVEKV